One genomic region from Salvia hispanica cultivar TCC Black 2014 chromosome 2, UniMelb_Shisp_WGS_1.0, whole genome shotgun sequence encodes:
- the LOC125204223 gene encoding putative late blight resistance protein homolog R1B-8 isoform X2, whose translation MAAYGALVSLLNIIDTIDKHPSPPISIHKEQVESLTQNVTFLLEFLDGYISPVVADGCEADPLERRIADAVYAAEDVIESQILLQIHNRSTFVENHDFYDDLQKVIEEMNLIEKEVKTITDEALLQQKPTGELTSSSTVKEHVMVGFEEVFLEVLDKLTGDRLHRQIIPITGMGGIGLLAKSECTRECWERMEQNLNSIVINNNDEFCLKVLRMSYLYLPNYLKPCFLYMGVFEEDRRIRVSMLEKLWVSEGFLKPQSGKCLETIAQEYLKELVDRNLILIDKLGSIGKIKYCKVHDLLRDLCLKEAEKEMYYHVLRDDPLRINSARRVVLKTRGSIMSEVFRSLSHARSLICDFQEGDGDVRLPHNLGLLRTFKAYDDNSNSWNSVHYLDNVFELVNSRYLAVRIHDESKFPSSIDLLWNLHTLIIYCSNVLIVPTEIWKLHQLRHLVFEEGEVILTCPPSSDNDIVILENLETLKGVQNLFLNEEVVKRIHNVKKLHLNYYVNQMKGGNCLSHLQCLSRLENLRCEIENICNEYLQRIMFPHSLKKLCIVVSYDVELELEDMMLKIGSLPLLEKFVLKGGRFITRKWETVEGHFLSLKFLRLQSCDGLQDWIVADSSHFPLLQKVRLCYLGRLKEIPSEVGEIATLKSVLLDYCSESAVVSAKKIVEEQEDLYGDELDLHVRAIVYEKQKELKSLATTNFEVKVGMF comes from the exons ATGGCTGCTTATGGAGCTTTGGTTTCTCTTTTGAATATCATCGATACCATCGATAAACATCCTTCCCCTCCCATTTCTATCCACAAAGAGCAAGTTGAATCCCTCACTCAAAATGTTACCTTCTTGCTGGAATTTCTTGATGGTTATATTTCCCCAGTTGTTGCTGATGGCTGTGAAGCTGATCCATTGGAGCGTCGCATTGCTGATGCAGTTTATGCAGCTGAGGATGTTATCGAATCCCAAATTCTGCTTCAGATTCACAATCGATCCACATTTGTTGAAAATCATGACTTCTATGATGATCTACAGAAAGTGATAGAAGAAATGAATCTCATCGAGAAAGAGGTGAAGACGATTACAGATGAAGCTCTTTTGCAGCAAAAGCCCACCGGTGAATTGACATCCTCTTCGACCGTGAAGGAACACGTGATGGTGGGGTTTGAAGAAGTTTTTCTTGAAGTGTTGGATAAGCTCACTGGAGATCGACTCCACCGCCAAATCATCCCCATCACGGGGATGGGCGGAATTG GTCTTTTGGCAAAATCAGAGTGCACAAGAGAATGTTGGGAGCGTATggaacaaaatttaaattcaattgttATTAACAATAATGATGAATTTTGCTTGAAAGTATTAAGGATGAGCTATCTCTATCTGCCAAACTATTTGAAGCCATGTTTTTTGTATATGGGTGTTTTTGAGGAAGATCGAAGAATTCGTGTATCAATGCTTGAGAAGCTATGGGTTTCCGAAGGCTTTTTGAAGCCGCAGAGTGGGAAATGTTTGGAAACGATTGCGCAAGAGTACCTTAAGGAGTTGGTTGATagaaatcttattttaattgataagtTGGGGTCTATTGGAAAGATTAAGTAttgtaaagttcatgatttgtTGAGAGATTTGTGTTTGAAAGAGgctgaaaaagaaatgtattATCACGTCTTAAGAGATGATCCTCTACGCATAAATAGCGCACGTCGGGTTGTTCTTAAGACCAGAGGGTCGATAATGAGTGAAGTCTTTAGATCTTTGTCACATGCTCGCTCCTTAATATGTGATTTTCAAGAGGGGGATGGAGACGTTCGACTACCTCACAATCTTGGATTGTTGAGGACATTTAAAGCATATGATGATAACTCTAATTCTTGGAATAGTGTTCATTATCTAGATaatgtgtttgaattggtgaACTCGCGGTATCTTGCTGTTAGAATCCATGACGAGTCCAAATTCCCTTCTTCGATTGATCTGCTTTGGAATCTGCACACATTGATCATTTATTGTTCGAATGTTCTTATTGTACCGACTGAAATTTGGAAATTGCATCAACTTCGACATCTCGTGTTTGAGGAAGGCGAGGTGATTCTCACATGTCCTCCAAGTAGCGATAATGACATTGTTATCTTGGAGAATCTGGAGACACTCAAAGGAgttcaaaatttattcttgAATGAGGAAGTGGTTAAAAGAATTCACAATGTGAAGAAATTGCATCTCAACTACTATGTCAATCAAATGAAAGGAGGAAATTGTCTCAGCCATCTTCAGTGTTTAAGTAGATTGGAAAACTTACGTTGTGAAATCGAAAATATATGTAATGAGTATTTGCAGCGGATTATGTTCCCACACTCCCTCAAGAAGTTGTGTATTGTGGTCTCCTATGATGTGGAGTTGGAGTTGGAAGACATGATGCTGAAAATCGGTTCATTGCCCCTTCTCGAGAAGTTTGTATTAAAAGGTGGCCGCTTCATAACACGCAAGTGGGAAACAGTTGAAGGCCACTTCCTGAGCCTAAAGTTTCTACGGTTGCAGTCCTGCGACGGTCTACAAGATTGGATTGTGGCGGATAGCTCCCACTTTCCACTTCTACAGAAGGTTCGCCTTTGTTATTTAGGTCGACTGAAGGAGATCCCATCGGAAGTTGGAGAAATAGCAACGCTAAAATCAGTTTTATTGGATTATTGTAGTGAATCAGCGGTAGTGTCTGCTAAAAAGATAGTAGAGGAACAAGAGGATTTATACGGAGACGAACTAGACCTTCATGTTCGAGCTATAGTTTATGAGAAGCAAAAGGAGCTGAAGAGCTTGGCAACGACCAACTTTGAAGTTAAAGTGGGAATGTTTTAG
- the LOC125204223 gene encoding putative late blight resistance protein homolog R1B-8 isoform X1, giving the protein MAAYGALVSLLNIIDTIDKHPSPPISIHKEQVESLTQNVTFLLEFLDGYISPVVADGCEADPLERRIADAVYAAEDVIESQILLQIHNRSTFVENHDFYDDLQKVIEEMNLIEKEVKTITDEALLQQKPTGELTSSSTVKEHVMVGFEEVFLEVLDKLTGDRLHRQIIPITGMGGIGKTTLAKYLFEDALVKEHFDIRAWITISQTYNVKEILREVYIQASGGSSSDMSELSENELGEKLYKFLYGRRYLIVMDDMWSVDVWQKIKMWFPIYKIGSRIIVTTRLSNLSSQLNESCTVAMRFLDQASSWGLFCKIVFGEESCPLDLENTGKNIVADCKGLPLSIATIAGLLAKSECTRECWERMEQNLNSIVINNNDEFCLKVLRMSYLYLPNYLKPCFLYMGVFEEDRRIRVSMLEKLWVSEGFLKPQSGKCLETIAQEYLKELVDRNLILIDKLGSIGKIKYCKVHDLLRDLCLKEAEKEMYYHVLRDDPLRINSARRVVLKTRGSIMSEVFRSLSHARSLICDFQEGDGDVRLPHNLGLLRTFKAYDDNSNSWNSVHYLDNVFELVNSRYLAVRIHDESKFPSSIDLLWNLHTLIIYCSNVLIVPTEIWKLHQLRHLVFEEGEVILTCPPSSDNDIVILENLETLKGVQNLFLNEEVVKRIHNVKKLHLNYYVNQMKGGNCLSHLQCLSRLENLRCEIENICNEYLQRIMFPHSLKKLCIVVSYDVELELEDMMLKIGSLPLLEKFVLKGGRFITRKWETVEGHFLSLKFLRLQSCDGLQDWIVADSSHFPLLQKVRLCYLGRLKEIPSEVGEIATLKSVLLDYCSESAVVSAKKIVEEQEDLYGDELDLHVRAIVYEKQKELKSLATTNFEVKVGMF; this is encoded by the coding sequence ATGGCTGCTTATGGAGCTTTGGTTTCTCTTTTGAATATCATCGATACCATCGATAAACATCCTTCCCCTCCCATTTCTATCCACAAAGAGCAAGTTGAATCCCTCACTCAAAATGTTACCTTCTTGCTGGAATTTCTTGATGGTTATATTTCCCCAGTTGTTGCTGATGGCTGTGAAGCTGATCCATTGGAGCGTCGCATTGCTGATGCAGTTTATGCAGCTGAGGATGTTATCGAATCCCAAATTCTGCTTCAGATTCACAATCGATCCACATTTGTTGAAAATCATGACTTCTATGATGATCTACAGAAAGTGATAGAAGAAATGAATCTCATCGAGAAAGAGGTGAAGACGATTACAGATGAAGCTCTTTTGCAGCAAAAGCCCACCGGTGAATTGACATCCTCTTCGACCGTGAAGGAACACGTGATGGTGGGGTTTGAAGAAGTTTTTCTTGAAGTGTTGGATAAGCTCACTGGAGATCGACTCCACCGCCAAATCATCCCCATCACGGGGATGGGCGGAATTGGTAAGACCACTCTTGCCAAATATCTATTTGAGGATGCACTTGTTAAGGAGCATTTTGATATTCGTGCTTGGATtacaatttctcaaacttATAATGTGAAAGAAATACTTAGAGAAGTTTATATTCAAGCAAGTGGAGGTTCAAGTAGTGACATGAGTGAACTTAGTGAGAATGAATTAGGAGAAAAATTGTACAAGTTTCTATATGGCAGAAGGTATCTTATAGTAATGGATGATATGTGGAGCGTAGATGTGTGGCAGAAGATAAAAATGTGGTTtcctatttataaaattggaaGTCGAATAATCGTAACAACTAGGTTGTCAAACTTGAGTTCTCAGTTGAACGAGTCTTGTACAGTTGCTATGAGATTTCTAGACCAGGCTAGTAGTTGGGGATTGTTTTGTAAGATTGTGTTTGGAGAAGAAAGTTGTCCTCTTGATTTGGAGAATActggaaaaaatattgtagCAGATTGTAAAGGGCTTCCTTTATCAATTGCTACGATTGCAGGTCTTTTGGCAAAATCAGAGTGCACAAGAGAATGTTGGGAGCGTATggaacaaaatttaaattcaattgttATTAACAATAATGATGAATTTTGCTTGAAAGTATTAAGGATGAGCTATCTCTATCTGCCAAACTATTTGAAGCCATGTTTTTTGTATATGGGTGTTTTTGAGGAAGATCGAAGAATTCGTGTATCAATGCTTGAGAAGCTATGGGTTTCCGAAGGCTTTTTGAAGCCGCAGAGTGGGAAATGTTTGGAAACGATTGCGCAAGAGTACCTTAAGGAGTTGGTTGATagaaatcttattttaattgataagtTGGGGTCTATTGGAAAGATTAAGTAttgtaaagttcatgatttgtTGAGAGATTTGTGTTTGAAAGAGgctgaaaaagaaatgtattATCACGTCTTAAGAGATGATCCTCTACGCATAAATAGCGCACGTCGGGTTGTTCTTAAGACCAGAGGGTCGATAATGAGTGAAGTCTTTAGATCTTTGTCACATGCTCGCTCCTTAATATGTGATTTTCAAGAGGGGGATGGAGACGTTCGACTACCTCACAATCTTGGATTGTTGAGGACATTTAAAGCATATGATGATAACTCTAATTCTTGGAATAGTGTTCATTATCTAGATaatgtgtttgaattggtgaACTCGCGGTATCTTGCTGTTAGAATCCATGACGAGTCCAAATTCCCTTCTTCGATTGATCTGCTTTGGAATCTGCACACATTGATCATTTATTGTTCGAATGTTCTTATTGTACCGACTGAAATTTGGAAATTGCATCAACTTCGACATCTCGTGTTTGAGGAAGGCGAGGTGATTCTCACATGTCCTCCAAGTAGCGATAATGACATTGTTATCTTGGAGAATCTGGAGACACTCAAAGGAgttcaaaatttattcttgAATGAGGAAGTGGTTAAAAGAATTCACAATGTGAAGAAATTGCATCTCAACTACTATGTCAATCAAATGAAAGGAGGAAATTGTCTCAGCCATCTTCAGTGTTTAAGTAGATTGGAAAACTTACGTTGTGAAATCGAAAATATATGTAATGAGTATTTGCAGCGGATTATGTTCCCACACTCCCTCAAGAAGTTGTGTATTGTGGTCTCCTATGATGTGGAGTTGGAGTTGGAAGACATGATGCTGAAAATCGGTTCATTGCCCCTTCTCGAGAAGTTTGTATTAAAAGGTGGCCGCTTCATAACACGCAAGTGGGAAACAGTTGAAGGCCACTTCCTGAGCCTAAAGTTTCTACGGTTGCAGTCCTGCGACGGTCTACAAGATTGGATTGTGGCGGATAGCTCCCACTTTCCACTTCTACAGAAGGTTCGCCTTTGTTATTTAGGTCGACTGAAGGAGATCCCATCGGAAGTTGGAGAAATAGCAACGCTAAAATCAGTTTTATTGGATTATTGTAGTGAATCAGCGGTAGTGTCTGCTAAAAAGATAGTAGAGGAACAAGAGGATTTATACGGAGACGAACTAGACCTTCATGTTCGAGCTATAGTTTATGAGAAGCAAAAGGAGCTGAAGAGCTTGGCAACGACCAACTTTGAAGTTAAAGTGGGAATGTTTTAG